One window of Mesorhizobium sp. PAMC28654 genomic DNA carries:
- a CDS encoding ABC transporter permease, with product MNAGSLTWRAPVIGVFVAFMTVPVIATALFSIATRWDRTLWPEGLTLNWWIKVASRSAFTDTLMNSFWVAMTSMLVSLIIVAPAAYLAHTRLPRAKPWLEFLSIVPFSLPGVVLALGLIRLYSKLPLPLINTPNILIAAYVIVTLPFMYRAVMNTLESVDTRLLVEAAQSLGASPLQVLAWVIVPNIASGIVNGCLLVLSAVFSEFVLANLLIGTRLKTFPIYLVEFTRSDARQASALALMSFVIAWIISLAILWTAGRPARNRQNDSPTRSR from the coding sequence ATGAACGCGGGCTCTCTCACATGGCGTGCGCCGGTCATTGGCGTCTTCGTCGCCTTCATGACTGTTCCGGTGATTGCCACCGCGCTGTTTTCCATCGCGACGCGCTGGGACCGCACCCTGTGGCCGGAGGGCCTGACGCTGAACTGGTGGATCAAGGTCGCGTCACGCTCGGCTTTCACCGACACGTTGATGAATTCGTTCTGGGTCGCCATGACATCGATGCTGGTTTCGCTGATCATCGTGGCGCCGGCGGCTTATCTCGCCCACACAAGGCTTCCGCGCGCCAAGCCGTGGCTCGAATTCCTGTCGATCGTGCCGTTTTCGCTGCCGGGAGTCGTGCTGGCGCTCGGCCTGATCCGGCTCTACTCGAAACTGCCGCTACCGCTCATCAACACGCCCAACATCCTGATCGCGGCCTATGTGATCGTCACACTGCCCTTCATGTACCGCGCTGTCATGAACACGCTGGAGAGCGTGGACACGCGCCTGCTTGTCGAGGCCGCGCAAAGCCTCGGCGCAAGTCCGCTTCAGGTCCTTGCCTGGGTCATCGTGCCCAACATCGCCTCCGGCATCGTCAATGGCTGCCTGCTGGTGCTCTCGGCGGTCTTTTCCGAGTTCGTCCTGGCCAATCTGCTGATCGGCACGCGGCTGAAGACGTTTCCGATCTATCTCGTCGAATTCACGCGTTCCGATGCGCGGCAGGCCAGCGCGCTGGCACTGATGAGTTTCGTGATCGCCTGGATCATTTCGCTCGCCATCCTCTGGACGGCCGGGCGGCCGGCCCGAAATCGGCAAAACGACAGCCCAACCCGGAGCCGCTAG
- a CDS encoding ABC transporter permease — protein MNRSWLAWIGLAPFLIFVMAFEILPVLTLLRSSLTGEGGPTLDNFARALTPTTLTAFTNSLKLAVATALGGTLFGSVVAYAIVTSRSPAMRHAMTALANVAANFGGAPLAFAFVITLGSTGFVTLLLGYLGVQLYPDFRIYSITGLGIAYLYFQTPLAILLVMPALLGLRPEWREAAEILGATTSQYWVRIALPILAPAISASFFLLFANAFGAYATAWTLTGSDVNLIPVQIAALVRGEVVLDPSLADALAILSLLVMAVCLLAYQYFARRMRRKA, from the coding sequence GTGAACCGCTCCTGGCTCGCATGGATCGGTCTGGCGCCGTTCCTCATCTTCGTCATGGCTTTCGAGATCCTGCCGGTCCTCACCTTGCTGCGGTCCAGCCTGACCGGAGAAGGCGGCCCGACGCTGGACAATTTCGCACGCGCCCTGACGCCGACGACGCTGACGGCTTTTACCAACAGCCTGAAACTGGCCGTCGCAACGGCATTGGGCGGCACCCTCTTCGGTTCGGTGGTGGCCTACGCCATCGTCACCTCCCGCAGTCCCGCGATGCGCCATGCCATGACGGCGCTCGCCAATGTCGCCGCCAATTTCGGCGGCGCACCGCTCGCCTTCGCTTTCGTGATCACGCTGGGATCGACCGGCTTCGTCACGCTCCTGCTGGGCTATCTCGGAGTCCAGCTCTATCCGGATTTCCGCATCTACTCGATCACTGGGCTCGGCATCGCCTACCTCTACTTCCAGACCCCGCTCGCCATCCTGCTGGTGATGCCGGCGCTCCTCGGCCTGCGGCCCGAATGGCGGGAGGCCGCCGAAATCCTCGGCGCCACGACATCGCAATATTGGGTGCGTATCGCCCTGCCCATCCTGGCGCCGGCGATATCGGCGAGCTTCTTCCTGCTGTTTGCCAATGCCTTCGGCGCCTACGCGACCGCCTGGACGCTGACCGGGTCTGACGTCAATCTCATACCCGTGCAGATCGCCGCCCTGGTGCGCGGGGAAGTCGTGCTTGATCCATCCCTGGCGGATGCGCTGGCCATTCTCTCGTTGCTGGTGATGGCTGTCTGCCTGCTCGCCTACCAATATTTCGCGCGCCGGATGAGGCGCAAGGCATGA
- a CDS encoding IclR family transcriptional regulator, translating to MSGDRYRVQSVGRALDIIDKIANAGKDGARLTDLALTAGITKAAAYAILLSLKAAGIVSDTGEGMSKRYRLGLALVRLGDLAAAGTGVAEVAMPVLRQLTQATGITSRVAIWDEDAAVVVGRADAPDAIRFDAALGRRERPHCSAVGKIFLAAMPRQQAIDILERTGYSARTPKTLSTMPALTSALDTVVSRHYALDDEEDHAGVVCIAAAIFGHDGAAIGAISVTTLKQLLPDHALPPLTRSLIDHADRISVALGGLPAAASWPAKA from the coding sequence ATGAGTGGAGACCGATATCGGGTGCAAAGTGTCGGCCGCGCGCTCGACATCATCGACAAGATCGCCAACGCGGGAAAAGACGGTGCCCGCTTGACCGACCTGGCGCTGACGGCGGGAATCACCAAGGCAGCCGCTTATGCGATCCTGCTCAGCCTGAAGGCGGCCGGTATCGTGTCCGACACCGGCGAAGGCATGAGCAAGCGCTACCGGCTCGGTCTCGCACTGGTCCGGCTTGGCGATCTTGCGGCAGCCGGAACCGGCGTCGCCGAAGTCGCGATGCCGGTGCTGCGCCAGCTGACGCAGGCGACCGGCATCACCTCGCGCGTGGCGATATGGGACGAGGATGCGGCCGTCGTCGTCGGCCGGGCCGATGCGCCCGACGCCATTCGCTTCGATGCCGCGCTTGGACGACGCGAGCGGCCGCATTGTTCGGCGGTCGGCAAGATATTTCTCGCGGCGATGCCTCGCCAGCAGGCGATCGACATACTCGAGCGCACAGGCTATTCGGCCCGCACACCCAAGACGCTCAGCACGATGCCGGCGCTGACATCAGCGCTCGATACGGTCGTCTCCCGCCACTATGCGCTGGACGACGAGGAAGATCATGCGGGGGTCGTCTGCATAGCGGCGGCGATCTTCGGCCATGACGGCGCGGCCATCGGCGCGATCAGCGTCACCACGCTCAAGCAATTGCTGCCGGATCACGCTTTGCCGCCGTTGACCCGTTCGCTCATCGACCATGCGGACCGGATTTCGGTGGCGCTTGGCGGCTTGCCGGCAGCGGCGTCATGGCCGGCGAAGGCATGA